The proteins below are encoded in one region of Aequorivita iocasae:
- a CDS encoding ATP-dependent helicase → MEQYLKQLNEAQLAPVLQKDGAMIVIAGAGSGKTRVLTFRIAYLMSQGVDPFNILALTFTNKAAREMKGRISKIVGASEAKNLWMGTFHSIFAKILRFEADKLGYPSNFTIYDTQDSHSVIRAVIKEMNLDKDVYKYKQVYSRISSYKNSLITVKAYFNNPELMEADAMAKMPRLGDIYKAYVDKCFKAGAMDFDDLLLKTNELLTRFPDVLAKYQNRFRYILVDEYQDTNHSQYLIVRALSDRFQNICVVGDDAQSIYAFRGANINNILNFQKDYDNVKVFRLEQNYRSTKNIVNAANNIIEKNKTRLEKVVWTANDEGNKILVNRTMTDGDEGRFVASSIFENKMNHQLNDGDFAVLYRTNAQSRAIEDALRKKDIPYRIYGGLSFYQRKEIKDVLAYLRLVLNPKDEEALKRVINYPSRGIGDTTTERLIVAANHYNRSIFEVMKNIDKIDLKINAGTKSKLQDFVTMIESFQVLNQGYDAFTITEHVAKKTGLLQELKKDGTPEGIARIENIEELLNGMRDFVEEQKEIADATGSLSEFMEDVALATDLDNDKGDNDRVALMTVHLAKGLEFPYVYIVGMEEDLFPSGMNMNSRSELEEERRLFYVALTRAEKQAYLTYTQSRYRWGKLIDAEPSRFIEEIDESFLEYLTPITENRYKPLLDADIFDEVDHSKLRLRKPVSGKAPTGPTEAQLRKLRRLKPVASDTDKNFSAADAHLNVGTMVEHVRFGKGKILKIEGVGADTKAEIDFENGGLKKLLLRFAKLKVLD, encoded by the coding sequence TTGGAACAGTATTTAAAACAACTCAACGAGGCCCAGCTTGCGCCAGTGCTGCAAAAAGACGGCGCAATGATCGTGATTGCCGGGGCTGGTTCGGGCAAGACGCGCGTGCTAACTTTTCGCATTGCATATTTGATGAGTCAGGGCGTGGATCCGTTCAATATTTTGGCGCTTACGTTTACCAATAAGGCCGCAAGGGAAATGAAAGGGCGTATCTCAAAAATTGTTGGCGCTAGCGAAGCAAAAAATCTTTGGATGGGCACCTTCCACAGTATTTTTGCAAAAATCCTTCGTTTTGAAGCCGATAAATTGGGCTACCCTTCCAACTTCACCATTTATGACACCCAAGACTCACACAGTGTAATTCGCGCAGTGATAAAGGAAATGAACCTAGATAAAGATGTGTATAAATACAAGCAGGTTTATTCGCGCATATCTTCCTATAAAAACAGTTTAATTACCGTAAAAGCATATTTCAACAATCCGGAATTGATGGAAGCCGACGCGATGGCGAAAATGCCGCGCCTCGGCGATATTTATAAAGCTTACGTTGACAAATGCTTCAAAGCTGGCGCAATGGATTTTGATGATCTTTTACTGAAAACCAACGAACTGCTAACGCGTTTTCCAGATGTTTTGGCAAAGTATCAAAACCGTTTCCGCTATATTTTGGTAGATGAGTACCAGGATACCAACCACAGTCAGTATTTGATTGTTCGTGCACTTTCTGACAGGTTTCAAAATATATGTGTAGTAGGTGATGATGCACAGAGTATCTACGCATTCCGCGGTGCGAACATCAACAATATTTTGAATTTCCAAAAGGACTATGACAATGTGAAGGTTTTCCGTTTGGAACAAAATTACCGTTCTACCAAAAATATCGTAAATGCCGCAAACAATATTATTGAAAAGAACAAAACACGACTCGAAAAAGTGGTTTGGACGGCAAATGACGAAGGCAATAAAATTCTCGTAAACCGGACCATGACCGATGGGGACGAAGGACGCTTTGTGGCCAGCTCCATTTTTGAAAATAAAATGAACCATCAATTGAATGATGGTGATTTTGCAGTTTTATACCGAACAAACGCACAGAGCCGTGCTATTGAGGATGCGCTTAGGAAAAAGGACATTCCGTACAGAATTTACGGAGGGCTTAGTTTTTATCAGCGAAAAGAAATAAAAGATGTACTAGCTTATTTGCGGTTGGTATTAAATCCGAAAGATGAAGAGGCGCTGAAACGTGTCATAAATTATCCATCACGCGGCATTGGTGATACCACTACGGAACGTTTAATAGTTGCCGCAAACCATTACAACCGTTCGATTTTTGAGGTAATGAAAAACATCGATAAAATTGATTTAAAGATAAATGCTGGCACCAAAAGCAAATTGCAGGATTTTGTTACGATGATTGAAAGCTTTCAGGTTTTGAACCAAGGTTATGATGCTTTCACAATAACGGAACATGTTGCCAAAAAAACAGGTTTGTTGCAGGAATTAAAGAAAGACGGCACCCCCGAAGGTATTGCACGTATCGAAAACATTGAGGAATTACTGAACGGGATGCGCGATTTTGTGGAAGAACAAAAGGAAATTGCCGATGCCACAGGTTCGCTTTCGGAATTTATGGAAGATGTTGCGCTCGCCACCGATTTGGATAATGACAAAGGTGATAACGACCGTGTCGCACTGATGACGGTACATTTGGCGAAAGGTTTGGAATTTCCCTACGTATACATTGTGGGTATGGAAGAAGATCTTTTCCCCAGCGGGATGAATATGAATTCCCGCAGTGAGTTAGAAGAAGAGCGAAGACTTTTTTACGTGGCCCTAACCCGAGCCGAGAAACAGGCATATTTGACTTATACCCAATCGCGCTACCGTTGGGGAAAATTGATTGATGCCGAGCCGAGTCGTTTTATCGAGGAAATTGATGAAAGCTTTTTGGAATATCTAACCCCTATTACCGAAAATCGCTACAAACCTCTTTTGGATGCCGATATTTTTGATGAGGTTGACCACAGCAAGCTGCGATTGCGAAAGCCTGTTTCTGGTAAAGCCCCAACGGGACCCACAGAAGCTCAGCTTCGAAAATTGCGGAGATTGAAGCCCGTGGCCAGCGATACCGATAAAAATTTTAGTGCAGCAGACGCCCATCTCAACGTGGGAACGATGGTTGAGCATGTTCGCTTCGGAAAAGGAAAAATCCTTAAAATAGAAGGAGTGGGTGCCGATACAAAGGCAGAGATTGATTTTGAAAACGGTGGATTAAAAAAACTGTTGCTTCGCTTTGCTAAACTGAAAGTTCTGGATTAA